In a single window of the Elaeis guineensis isolate ETL-2024a chromosome 4, EG11, whole genome shotgun sequence genome:
- the LOC105032382 gene encoding LOW QUALITY PROTEIN: receptor-like protein EIX2 (The sequence of the model RefSeq protein was modified relative to this genomic sequence to represent the inferred CDS: inserted 1 base in 1 codon): MDLKRTQLLLLFFAFLYADQVRKLNGISIPSCMPIERNALLAFKEGLKDPSNRLSSWMGDDCCTWEGVACDNRTGRVVKLDLRNPHPFSSFYSDIWTNNFRRSNKWCLGGELRPALLGLKHLNYLDLSMNDFGGIRIPEFMGSFRQLKYLNLSCAYMHGLVPHQLGNLSSLQYLDLSHNNYYYGDNFEVPPGFLIIDNAIWISRLSSLRYLNMTGVKFREGAHWLQALNMLLLLWRYAYEAVASTPFRSLFHMSDDTWLVVQHKQSQVLDLSYNFINSTIPGWLFNISSLEYLDLSDNFFWGIIPPAIKNLASLKFLGLSDNLILEVKTTAALGGLCQLQHLDLSGINVSKNLHEFDEIFTGCIKNSLETLDMSYTQLSGYFPDWLWDFRMLKSLDLSGNSISSSLPESIGRLSALEELDLSDNMLNGTIPKSLGRLSALEELDLSDNMLNGTIPXSLGRLAELVSLDLSYNFLEGVISEEYFANLTKLNYLYLSKNQLILNLGPDWIPPFQLQVLDIRSCKVGPRFPAWLRMQKNIIGLYMSSTEISDTISDWFWRSFSQIRYLDISSNGITGSVPDLTDFITLEYFNLSSNHFEGPLPNFNCSTMHLHVDLSNNSFSGVIHSDIGKSMPHLISLSLSKNKLSGEIPLSLCQLDSFLDLSENLLFGELPNCWNHSPNIIVMDFSSNNLLGSIPPSICSLPNLESLHLSNNNLSGELPLSLKNCRRLVTLDLGQNGFTGGIPTWIGGSLLSLKILSLRSNKLVGNIPPNLSRLSALQILDLANNNLSGNIPSRFGNFSAMKVLRKTYGTILENHNGTGREDNMQVTIKGIETGYSTLLPLVVAMDLSDNNLSEMIPEELTSLFGLMSLNLSGNHLTGEITEKISALQQLESLDLSRNNLFGGIPSSMIALTFLSYLNLSYNNLSGKIPTGNQFQTFSDPSIYADNPDLCGFPLPQKCKDDETNHDPNAIGGDKQNDNAMDEEGSEMKWLYMSMGLGFAVGFWATFGPLLFNRKWREAYFRLVDQVYDMVYVALAVVSARFKEHKVAA; the protein is encoded by the exons ATGGATCTTAAAAGAACCCAACTTCTACTTTTGTTCTTTGCTTTCCTGTATGCTGATCAAGTGAGGAAACTCAATGGAATTTCGATCCCGAGCTGCATGCCCATCGAAAGGAATGCTCTTCTCGCCTTCAAAGAAGGCCTCAAAGATCCCTCCAACAGGCTATCTTCTTGGATGGGTGACGATTGCTGCACATGGGAAGGCGTGGCTTGTGACAATCGGACTGGCCGTGTTGTCAAGCTAGACCTCCGCAACCCACATCCATTCTCATCATTCTACAGTGATATTTGGACGAATAATTTTCGCCGCAGCAACAAGTGGTGCTTGGGAGGTGAGTTGAGGCCTGCCTTACTTGGTTTGAAACACCTGAATTATCTTGACCTGAGCATGAACGACTTTGGAGGAATTCGTATCCCAGAATTCATGGGCTCATTCCGTCAGCTCAAATATCTTAACCTCTCCTGTGCTTATATGCATGGATTGGTCCCACATCAGCTTGGGAATCTATCGAGCCTCCAATATCTCGATCTCagtcataataattattattatggtGACAATTTTGAAGTTCCACCTGGATTTCTCATCATTGATAATGCCATCTGGATTTCTCGACTTTCTTCTCTGCGATATCTCAATATGACGGGTGTGAAATTCAGAGAAGGTGCTCACTGGCTGCAAGCACTAAACATGCTTCTTCTATTGTGGAGGTATGCTTACGAGGCTGTGGCATCAACACCATTccgctctctcttccacatg TCCGATGATACTTGGTTGGTTGTTCAACATAAGCAGTCTCAAGTACTTGATCTCAGTTACAATTTTATTAATTCGACGATACCTGGTTGGTTGTTCAACATAAGCAGTCTCGAGTACCTTGATCTTAGCGATAATTTTTTTTGGGGCATCATTCCACCTGCAATTAAGAATCTAGCTTCGCTCAAGTTCCTTGGTTTATCTGATAATCTGATTCTTGAAGTCAAAACTACAGCTGCGCTTGGGGGTTTGTGTCAGCTACAGCATTTGGATTTGTCAGGTATTAATGTCAGCAAAAATTTAcatgaatttgatgagatatttactgGATGCATCAAAAATAGCTTAGAGACTCTGGACATGAGTTACACCCAGCTTAGCGGTTATTTCCCAGACTGGTTGTGGGACTTCAGAATGCTCAAATCTCTTGATTTGAGTGGCAACTCAATTTCTAGTTCTCTTCCTGAATCAATTGGAAGACTGTCAGCACTCGAAGAATTAGATCTTTCCGACAATATGCTGAATGGGACCATCCCAAAAAGTCTTGGAAGACTGTCAGCACTCGAAGAATTAGATCTTTCCGACAATATGCTGAATGGGACCATCC AAAGTCTTGGAAGACTTGCGGAGCTAGTTTCTTTAGACCTCAGCTATAACTTTTTGGAGGGTGTCATATCTGAAGAATACTTTGCCAATCTCACCAAACTGAATTATCTATATTTGTCGAAGAATCAGTTAATTCTGAATCTGGGGCCTGATTGGATCCCCCCTTTTCAGCTTCAAGTGTTAGATATTCGTTCTTGTAAGGTGGGACCACGATTCCCAGCATGGCTCCGGATGCAAAAAAATATTATCGGTCTATACATGTCTAGCACAGAAATTTCAGACACCATATCGGATTGGTTTTGGAGGTCATTTTCTCAAATACGGTATTTAGATATCTCCAGCAATGGAATCACTGGCAGTGTACCCGATCTTACCGACTTCATCACTCTCGAGTATTTTAATTTGAGTTCTAACCACTTTGAGGGACCCTTGCCAAATTTTAATTGTTCTACTATGCATCTGCATGTAGACCTATCAAATAATTCATTTTCAGGAGTGATTCATTCTGACATTGGCAAAAGTATGCCCCATCtgatatctctctctctttccaaaAACAAGTTGAGTGGTGAAATTCCTTTGTCTCTTTGTCAGCTCgactcttttcttgatctctcaGAAAACCTCTTATTTGGTGAGCTCCCTAATTGTTGGAACCACTCTCCCAATATCATTGTCATGGATTTTTCAAGCAACAATTTATTGGGAAGCATTCCTCCATCAATCTGTTCATTACCAAATCTTGAGTCATTGCATTTGAGTAATAATAATCTATCAGGAGAACTCCCATTATCCTTGAAGAATTGCAGGAGGTTAGTTACTCTTGATCTTGGGCAAAATGGATTCACTGGTGGAATACCTACCTGGATAGGAGGAAGTTTGTTGTCTTTGAAGATCCTTAGCTTGCGATCAAACAAGCTTGTTGGAAATATTCCTCCAAATTTATCAAGACTAAGTGCTCTTCAAATCTTGGATCTTGCTAATAACAATTTATCAGGAAATATTCCTTCAAGATTCGGGAACTTCAGTGCCATGAAAGTATTGCGGAAGACTTATGGAACAATTTTAGAAAACCACAATGGAACGGGCAGGGAGGACAACATGCAAGTAACCATAAAAGGAATAGAAACTGGGTATTCCACATTGCTTCCACTTGTGGTCGCTATGGACCTTTCAGATAATAACTTGTCTGAAATGATACCAGAAGAACTGACTAGCCTTTTTGGACTCATGAGCTTAAACTTGTCTGGAAATCATCTGACAGGAGAGATCACAGAAAAAATTAGTGCAttgcaacaattggagtctctTGACTTATCAAGAAATAATCTTTTCGGTGGAATTCCTTCGAGCATGATTGCCCTAACTTTTTTGAGTTACTTGAACTTGTCATATAACAACTTGTCAGGAAAAATTCCAACAGGTAATCAGTTTCAGACCTTCAGTGACCCATCTATCTATGCTGATAATCCTGATCTTTGCGGATTTCCGTTACCTCAAAAGTGCAAAGATGATGAGACAAACCATGATCCAAATGCTATTGGAGGGGATAAACAAAATGATAATGCCATGGATGAAGAAGGATCTGAAATGAAGTGGCTGTATATGAGCATGGGGCTAGGATTTGCAGTAGGTTTCTGGGCTACTTTTGGACCACTATTATTCAACAGGAAATGGAGAGAAGCCTATTTTCGACTTGTAGATCAAGTTTATGATATGGTTTATGTTGCCCTAGCAGTGGTGTCCGCtagatttaaagagcataaagttGCAGCATAA